In Falsibacillus albus, a single window of DNA contains:
- a CDS encoding succinate dehydrogenase cytochrome b558 subunit, producing the protein MAGNREFNYRRLHSLLGVIPVGLFLTQHLVVNHFATRGDQAFNDAAGFMEKLPFRYFLEIFIIFLPLLFHAIYGLYIAFTAKNNASRFGYFRNWMFMLQRVSGVITLAFVAWHVWETRIQAAFGAEVNFQMMHNILSNPLMLAWYIIGVVSTVFHFANGLWSFCVSWGITVSPRSQLISTYVTLLIFIALSVVGVQALLAFV; encoded by the coding sequence ATGGCTGGAAATCGTGAATTTAATTATCGCAGATTGCACTCTCTGCTAGGTGTTATTCCTGTTGGTTTATTCTTGACTCAACATTTAGTAGTGAACCATTTTGCAACACGCGGAGATCAAGCATTCAATGATGCTGCAGGCTTTATGGAGAAACTGCCATTCCGCTATTTCTTGGAAATCTTTATTATTTTTCTGCCTTTGCTGTTCCATGCGATATACGGACTATATATTGCATTTACTGCAAAAAACAATGCAAGCAGATTTGGGTACTTCCGTAACTGGATGTTTATGCTTCAGCGTGTATCCGGTGTCATTACACTTGCATTCGTTGCATGGCATGTTTGGGAAACACGGATTCAGGCAGCATTTGGTGCAGAAGTCAATTTCCAAATGATGCACAATATTTTATCAAATCCACTAATGCTTGCGTGGTACATAATCGGAGTTGTATCAACTGTTTTCCATTTCGCAAATGGACTATGGTCATTCTGCGTAAGCTGGGGAATCACTGTTTCTCCAAGATCACAGCTTATTTCAACTTATGTAACGTTATTGATTTTTATTGCGTTGTCTGTAGTTGGCGTTCAAGCGCTTCTTGCGTTCGTATAA
- the sdhA gene encoding succinate dehydrogenase flavoprotein subunit, which produces MSKGKVIVVGGGLAGLMATIKIAESGTPVDLFSLVPVKRSHSVCAQGGINGAVNTKGEGDSPWIHFDDTIYGGDFLANQPPVKAMCEAAPGIINLLDRMGVMFNRTPEGLLDFRRFGGTEHHRTAFAGATTGQQLLYALDEQVRRHEVSGLVNKYEGWEFLGVVLDDDGAGRGIVAQDLKTMEIKSFPADAVIMASGGPGIIFGKSTNSVINTGSAASILYQQGAYYANGEFIQIHPTAIPGDDKLRLMSESARGEGGRVWTYKDGKPWYFLEEKYPAYGNLVPRDIATREIFDVCVNQKLGINGENMVYLDLSHKDPKELDIKLGGIIEIYEKFMGDDPRKVPMKIFPAVHYSMGGLWVDYNQMTSIPGVFAAGECDYSQHGGNRLGANSLLSAIYGGMVAGPNAVKYIKGLEKHVDDISSSIFDRHVQQEEEKWKNILSMDGKENAYVLHKELGEWMTDNVTVVRHNDKLLQTDEKIQELMERYKNININDTAKWSNQGASFTRQLHNMLQLARVITIGAYNRNESRGAHYKPEFPKRNDEEFLKTTMAKYNAETNAPEFHYEEVDLSLIPPRERDYTKSKKEANKG; this is translated from the coding sequence ATGAGTAAAGGAAAAGTCATTGTTGTCGGAGGCGGACTTGCCGGCTTGATGGCAACAATTAAAATCGCAGAATCAGGAACGCCAGTGGATCTGTTTTCACTAGTGCCTGTTAAGCGTTCTCACTCTGTGTGTGCACAAGGTGGAATCAATGGTGCTGTAAATACGAAAGGTGAAGGGGATTCTCCATGGATTCATTTTGATGATACGATCTATGGAGGCGATTTCCTCGCCAATCAGCCTCCAGTAAAGGCGATGTGTGAAGCTGCACCAGGAATCATCAATTTACTTGACCGTATGGGTGTCATGTTTAACCGTACACCAGAGGGATTATTGGATTTCCGTCGATTTGGCGGAACAGAGCATCATAGAACAGCATTCGCGGGGGCAACTACTGGCCAGCAGCTTCTTTATGCATTGGACGAGCAGGTTCGCCGCCACGAAGTATCCGGCCTTGTAAATAAGTATGAGGGCTGGGAATTTCTAGGGGTAGTCCTAGATGATGATGGAGCAGGCCGAGGAATCGTTGCCCAGGATCTGAAAACGATGGAAATCAAATCATTTCCTGCAGATGCTGTCATCATGGCAAGCGGCGGTCCTGGAATCATTTTTGGTAAATCAACCAACTCTGTAATCAATACTGGTTCTGCAGCTTCCATTTTGTATCAGCAAGGGGCTTACTATGCCAATGGCGAATTTATTCAAATTCATCCGACAGCGATCCCTGGGGATGATAAGCTTCGCTTGATGAGTGAATCTGCCCGTGGTGAAGGTGGACGCGTATGGACATATAAAGACGGGAAGCCTTGGTATTTCCTTGAAGAGAAATATCCTGCTTACGGAAACCTTGTTCCGCGTGATATTGCGACGCGTGAAATTTTTGATGTCTGCGTCAATCAAAAATTAGGCATCAATGGAGAAAACATGGTGTATCTTGATCTTTCTCATAAAGATCCGAAAGAGCTTGATATCAAACTTGGTGGAATCATTGAAATCTATGAGAAATTCATGGGTGATGACCCACGCAAGGTCCCTATGAAAATCTTCCCGGCCGTTCACTATTCAATGGGTGGACTATGGGTCGACTACAATCAAATGACAAGCATTCCTGGCGTCTTTGCAGCGGGAGAATGTGATTATTCCCAGCATGGCGGAAATCGTCTCGGGGCGAATTCCCTTCTATCCGCAATCTATGGCGGAATGGTTGCAGGACCAAATGCAGTTAAGTATATTAAAGGTTTGGAAAAGCATGTTGACGATATTTCTTCTTCCATTTTCGATCGTCATGTACAGCAGGAAGAAGAAAAATGGAAAAATATCCTTTCCATGGACGGAAAAGAAAATGCCTATGTCCTTCATAAGGAGCTTGGTGAATGGATGACGGATAATGTAACCGTGGTCCGCCATAACGATAAGCTTCTACAAACGGATGAAAAAATCCAGGAATTGATGGAACGCTATAAAAATATCAATATCAACGATACGGCAAAATGGAGCAACCAAGGTGCATCATTCACGAGACAGCTTCATAATATGCTTCAGCTTGCACGAGTCATTACAATCGGAGCTTATAACCGTAATGAAAGCCGTGGAGCCCATTATAAGCCGGAATTCCCTAAACGTAATGATGAAGAATTCTTAAAGACGACAATGGCTAAGTATAATGCTGAAACAAATGCACCTGAATTCCATTATGAAGAAGTGGATCTTTCCTTGATCCCTCCACGCGAACGTGACTATACTAAAAGTAAGAAAGAGGCGAATAAAGGATGA
- a CDS encoding aspartate kinase — MGIVVQKFGGTSVGNVERILNAARRVVEEKEKGNQVVVVVSAMGKSTDQLVELAKQISPIPDKREMDMLLSTGEQITISLLSMALKEMGHEAISFTGGQAGILTESVPGNARIKHISSGKIQGCLNEKKIVIVAGFQGIDENNEILTLGRGGSDTTAVALAAALNADRCDIFTDVTGVYTTDPRYIKGARQLKSVSYDEMLELANLGAGVLHPRAVEFAKNYGIALQVCSSMEKVEGTIIEEAVTMEQNLIVRGVAFEEDIIRVTLVGLKNEIQHLSTIFTKLAENHINVDIIIQSQTEAQKTSLSFSIKKEQLNETISVLENYKKELDFESAEYETGLAKVSIVGSGMVSNPGVAAQMFKALADEHIKIKMVSTSEIKVSTVIDEGQMLKAAGILHTAFGLDKLKAEAEVSS, encoded by the coding sequence GTGGGTATAGTTGTACAAAAGTTTGGCGGCACATCGGTAGGCAATGTTGAGCGGATATTGAATGCAGCCAGAAGAGTAGTGGAAGAAAAGGAAAAAGGAAATCAAGTCGTCGTAGTCGTCTCGGCTATGGGCAAATCTACCGATCAGCTTGTAGAATTGGCAAAACAAATAAGTCCGATACCGGATAAAAGAGAAATGGATATGCTATTGTCCACCGGGGAGCAGATTACCATCTCCCTGTTATCAATGGCACTGAAGGAAATGGGACATGAAGCCATTTCTTTTACAGGCGGGCAGGCAGGGATTTTGACGGAATCCGTTCCGGGGAATGCGAGGATCAAACACATTTCCTCAGGAAAGATACAAGGTTGCTTGAATGAAAAAAAGATCGTCATCGTTGCAGGATTTCAAGGCATCGATGAAAATAATGAAATTTTGACGCTTGGCAGGGGAGGCTCGGATACAACCGCTGTTGCATTGGCCGCAGCCCTGAATGCGGACCGATGCGATATTTTTACGGATGTGACAGGCGTTTATACTACTGATCCCAGATATATAAAGGGAGCGCGTCAGTTAAAGTCCGTATCCTACGATGAAATGCTTGAACTGGCAAATTTGGGAGCGGGGGTGCTGCATCCTAGAGCAGTAGAATTTGCGAAGAATTATGGCATTGCTCTTCAGGTATGTTCAAGTATGGAAAAAGTGGAAGGTACAATCATTGAGGAGGCGGTTACGATGGAACAAAATCTTATTGTCCGTGGTGTGGCTTTTGAAGAAGATATTATCCGGGTGACACTGGTCGGGCTAAAAAATGAAATTCAGCATTTATCAACAATTTTTACAAAACTTGCTGAAAATCATATCAATGTTGATATTATCATTCAAAGCCAAACGGAAGCACAAAAAACAAGCTTGTCTTTTTCGATAAAAAAAGAACAGCTGAATGAGACAATCAGCGTCCTGGAAAATTATAAAAAAGAGTTGGATTTTGAATCCGCAGAATATGAAACCGGACTTGCCAAGGTATCTATCGTTGGTTCAGGCATGGTTTCCAACCCTGGTGTGGCAGCACAAATGTTCAAGGCACTGGCCGATGAACACATCAAGATTAAAATGGTCAGCACATCTGAAATCAAGGTTTCAACGGTTATTGATGAGGGGCAGATGCTGAAGGCAGCGGGCATCCTCCACACCGCTTTCGGTTTGGATAAATTGAAAGCAGAAGCTGAAGTTTCCTCATAA
- a CDS encoding TetR/AcrR family transcriptional regulator, with translation MKRNKPKYKQIIDAAVIVIAENGYHQAQVSKIAKQAGVADGTIYLYFKNKEDILISLFQEKMGLFVEKIEEVIAGKQKAAEKLLVMVENHFKILSEDHHLAIVTQLELRQSNKDLRLKINDVLKGYLSLMDSILQEGIDNGEFHSLNIRLARQMIFGTIDETVTTWVMNEQKYDLVKQAPAVHQLLLNGFSGQNAD, from the coding sequence ATGAAGCGAAACAAACCAAAATATAAACAAATTATCGATGCTGCTGTCATTGTGATCGCCGAAAATGGCTATCATCAGGCACAAGTTTCAAAGATTGCCAAGCAAGCTGGTGTAGCAGATGGAACGATTTATTTGTATTTCAAAAACAAAGAAGACATATTGATTTCATTGTTTCAAGAAAAAATGGGATTATTTGTTGAAAAAATTGAAGAAGTTATAGCAGGAAAACAAAAAGCGGCGGAGAAATTATTAGTGATGGTAGAAAATCATTTTAAGATCTTATCAGAGGACCATCACTTAGCCATTGTTACCCAACTGGAGTTAAGACAGTCGAACAAAGATTTGCGCCTCAAGATCAACGATGTACTTAAAGGATACTTATCATTGATGGATAGCATCCTTCAAGAAGGCATTGATAATGGAGAATTCCATTCATTGAATATTAGACTGGCAAGGCAAATGATCTTCGGTACGATTGACGAAACCGTTACAACTTGGGTCATGAATGAACAAAAATACGATTTAGTCAAACAGGCTCCCGCCGTTCATCAGCTTTTGCTCAATGGATTCAGCGGGCAGAATGCAGACTAA
- the trxA gene encoding thioredoxin, translating into MAITHATDQNFSAETGQGLVLADFWAPWCGPCKMIAPVLEELDSEMGDKVKIVKVDVDENQETASNFGVMSIPTLVVLKDGEVVDKVIGFQPKEALAELLNKHA; encoded by the coding sequence ATGGCTATTACACACGCAACTGATCAAAATTTCTCTGCTGAAACTGGGCAAGGCCTAGTATTGGCTGATTTTTGGGCGCCGTGGTGCGGACCTTGTAAAATGATTGCACCTGTTTTGGAAGAATTGGATTCCGAAATGGGAGACAAAGTAAAAATCGTTAAAGTTGATGTAGACGAAAACCAAGAAACTGCAAGCAACTTTGGCGTAATGAGCATTCCAACTTTAGTCGTTCTTAAAGACGGCGAAGTTGTAGACAAAGTAATCGGATTCCAACCAAAAGAAGCGTTGGCTGAGCTTTTGAACAAACACGCATAA
- a CDS encoding electron transfer flavoprotein subunit beta/FixA family protein, translating into MNIFVLMKRTFDTEERITISGGQINEDGAEFIINPYDEYAVEEAIQLRDEHGGEITVVTVGSEESEKQLRTALAMGADKAVLINTEDDLEYGDQFTTAKILAEFLKDKDADIILGGNVAIDGGSGQVGPRVAELLDIPYVTTITKLEIDGDKATVVRDVEGDSEVIETTLPLLVTAQQGLNEPRYPSLPGIMKAKKKPLEELELDDLDLDEDDVEAKTKTIEIYLPPKKEAGKVLEGELEDQVKELVTLLNKEAKVV; encoded by the coding sequence ATGAATATCTTCGTTTTAATGAAACGAACTTTTGACACAGAAGAAAGAATCACTATTTCCGGCGGACAAATCAATGAGGATGGTGCTGAATTCATCATTAATCCTTATGATGAGTATGCGGTCGAGGAAGCAATCCAATTAAGGGATGAGCACGGCGGCGAGATCACGGTTGTGACAGTAGGCAGCGAGGAAAGCGAAAAGCAGCTGCGCACTGCATTGGCTATGGGTGCTGATAAGGCTGTTCTGATCAATACCGAGGATGATTTGGAATATGGCGACCAATTTACGACAGCTAAAATCCTTGCTGAATTCCTGAAGGATAAGGACGCAGATATTATTCTAGGTGGAAATGTAGCCATCGATGGGGGATCGGGGCAAGTTGGTCCACGTGTAGCCGAATTATTGGATATCCCTTATGTAACAACCATCACGAAGCTTGAAATAGATGGGGACAAAGCGACTGTCGTACGTGATGTCGAAGGGGATTCTGAAGTGATTGAAACAACACTTCCTTTGCTGGTCACTGCACAGCAGGGCTTGAACGAACCAAGATATCCTTCGCTTCCAGGGATAATGAAAGCAAAGAAAAAGCCATTGGAAGAATTGGAATTGGATGATTTAGATCTTGATGAGGACGATGTCGAAGCCAAGACAAAAACCATTGAAATTTATTTGCCGCCGAAGAAAGAAGCAGGAAAAGTGCTGGAAGGCGAACTAGAAGACCAAGTAAAAGAATTGGTGACTTTACTGAATAAAGAAGCAAAGGTTGTCTGA
- a CDS encoding electron transfer flavoprotein subunit alpha/FixB family protein, with protein sequence MTRKVLVLGEVRDGSLRNVSFEAIAAGKTIAEGGEVVGVLLGDSVSALGEQLLHYGADRVVVVEDEKLKQYTSDGFSQAFQAVVDAESPEGIVFGHTALGKDLSPRVAGKLGTGLVSDVTALEEAGGNLVFTRPIYSGKAFEKKIITDGIIFATIRPNNIPALEKDESRSGEVGSVTAEIKDLRTIIKDVVRKASEGVDLSEAKVIIAGGRGVKSEDGFEPLKELANVLGGAVGASRGACDADYCDYSLQIGQTGKVVTPDLYIACGISGAIQHLAGMSNSKVIVAINKDPEANIFKVADYGIVGDLFEVVPMLTEEFKKLKVASS encoded by the coding sequence ATGACTAGAAAAGTTTTAGTATTGGGTGAAGTCAGGGACGGCTCTCTGCGCAATGTATCCTTTGAAGCGATTGCAGCTGGGAAGACGATTGCAGAGGGCGGAGAAGTAGTAGGCGTTTTATTGGGCGATTCTGTAAGCGCTTTAGGAGAACAGTTGCTCCATTACGGTGCGGATCGAGTCGTGGTCGTCGAAGATGAAAAGTTGAAGCAATACACTTCCGATGGCTTTTCACAAGCGTTTCAAGCAGTAGTGGATGCTGAAAGTCCTGAAGGAATCGTTTTCGGCCATACAGCGCTTGGGAAGGACCTATCACCGCGTGTAGCGGGCAAGCTTGGGACAGGCTTGGTTTCCGATGTGACAGCATTGGAAGAAGCAGGCGGAAATCTGGTTTTCACCCGTCCGATCTATTCGGGAAAAGCGTTTGAGAAAAAGATCATCACAGATGGAATTATTTTTGCCACTATACGTCCTAATAACATCCCAGCTCTTGAGAAGGATGAAAGCCGCAGCGGAGAAGTAGGGTCTGTAACAGCTGAAATCAAGGATCTGCGTACGATCATTAAAGATGTTGTGCGAAAAGCGAGCGAAGGCGTAGATCTTTCTGAAGCAAAAGTCATTATTGCAGGAGGCCGCGGAGTGAAAAGCGAAGACGGCTTTGAGCCTTTAAAAGAATTGGCGAACGTGCTTGGCGGGGCGGTTGGGGCTTCCCGTGGGGCATGTGATGCAGACTATTGCGATTACTCCCTTCAAATCGGCCAGACTGGCAAGGTCGTAACACCTGACCTCTACATCGCATGCGGAATCTCCGGGGCGATCCAGCATTTGGCGGGAATGTCGAATTCCAAAGTGATAGTAGCCATTAACAAAGATCCTGAAGCCAACATCTTCAAAGTTGCAGATTACGGAATTGTCGGCGATCTTTTCGAGGTAGTTCCGATGCTGACAGAAGAATTCAAGAAATTGAAGGTTGCAAGTTCTTAA
- a CDS encoding enoyl-CoA hydratase: MQYLSLRKENLVGYVTINRPPANALASGVIEEVSLVLDEVEKDDEIRVLLFHGEGRFFSAGADIKEFTSVKNEADFEKLGANGQEVFERMENFPKPIIAAIHGAALGGGLELAMACHIRYVSENAKLGLPELQLGLVPGFAGSQRLPRYVGVAKAAEMLLTSDPISGTEAVAWGLANAAFTEDAVFEEAEKLAQKVAQKSPIAMKAAIELLNYAKDGRFEEGVKREAELFGEVFMSEDGQEGISAFIEKRKPNFIGK, translated from the coding sequence GTGCAATACTTGTCTTTAAGGAAAGAAAATCTCGTTGGTTATGTAACGATTAACCGGCCGCCAGCTAATGCATTGGCATCAGGGGTCATCGAGGAAGTATCGCTGGTGCTGGACGAAGTCGAAAAGGATGATGAAATTCGTGTCCTGCTGTTTCATGGAGAGGGAAGATTTTTCTCTGCAGGAGCAGATATTAAGGAATTCACATCTGTAAAGAATGAAGCCGATTTCGAAAAGCTTGGCGCAAACGGCCAAGAAGTTTTCGAGCGGATGGAAAACTTCCCTAAACCGATCATTGCTGCCATACACGGTGCAGCTCTCGGAGGTGGTCTGGAACTTGCGATGGCTTGTCATATACGCTATGTCAGTGAAAATGCCAAGCTCGGTCTGCCTGAACTTCAGCTAGGACTTGTTCCAGGTTTTGCCGGTTCACAGCGTCTCCCAAGATATGTCGGCGTAGCGAAAGCTGCTGAAATGCTGCTGACAAGCGATCCGATATCTGGCACAGAAGCTGTTGCTTGGGGGCTTGCGAATGCGGCATTCACAGAGGATGCAGTGTTTGAAGAAGCTGAAAAGCTGGCTCAAAAGGTTGCCCAAAAAAGCCCGATTGCCATGAAGGCAGCTATTGAACTTCTAAATTATGCTAAGGACGGCAGGTTTGAAGAAGGAGTGAAGCGTGAAGCTGAGCTTTTTGGCGAAGTGTTCATGTCTGAGGATGGACAGGAAGGAATCAGTGCTTTTATCGAAAAACGGAAGCCGAACTTCATAGGCAAATAG
- the sdhB gene encoding succinate dehydrogenase iron-sulfur subunit, whose protein sequence is MSENKKVRFIITRQDSPEAAPYQEEFELDYRPNMNVISALMEIRRNPVNVKGQATTPITWDMNCLEEVCGACSMVINGKPRQSCTALVDKLEQPIRLEPMRTFPVVRDLQVDRSRMFDSLKKVKAWIPIDGTYDLGPGPRMPEKKRQWAYELSKCMTCGVCLEACPNVNSKSDFIGPAPLSQVRLFNAHPTGEMNRDERLETIMGDGGLANCGNSQNCVQSCPKGIPLTTSIAALNRDTTFQMFRNFFGSDKTV, encoded by the coding sequence ATGAGTGAAAATAAAAAAGTTCGCTTCATCATTACACGTCAAGATAGTCCTGAAGCGGCACCTTATCAAGAAGAGTTTGAATTAGATTATAGACCGAATATGAACGTGATTTCTGCATTGATGGAAATCAGGCGAAATCCTGTCAATGTCAAAGGCCAGGCAACGACTCCCATTACATGGGATATGAACTGCCTTGAAGAGGTTTGCGGAGCTTGTTCGATGGTCATTAACGGCAAGCCAAGACAGTCATGTACTGCGCTTGTTGATAAATTAGAGCAGCCGATTCGCCTTGAGCCGATGCGTACATTCCCGGTTGTCCGTGATTTACAGGTCGATCGCAGCAGAATGTTCGATTCTCTTAAAAAGGTAAAGGCATGGATTCCGATCGATGGAACTTATGATTTGGGTCCTGGTCCACGTATGCCTGAGAAGAAGCGCCAATGGGCATATGAGCTTTCTAAATGTATGACTTGCGGAGTCTGCCTGGAAGCATGTCCGAATGTGAATAGCAAATCGGACTTCATCGGGCCGGCGCCTTTATCCCAGGTCCGTCTCTTCAATGCACATCCAACTGGAGAGATGAACAGGGATGAACGTTTGGAAACGATCATGGGTGACGGTGGACTTGCGAACTGCGGAAACTCCCAAAACTGTGTTCAATCTTGTCCGAAAGGCATTCCTTTAACCACTTCCATTGCAGCTTTGAACAGGGATACCACTTTCCAAATGTTCCGTAACTTCTTTGGAAGCGACAAAACTGTTTAA
- a CDS encoding YslB family protein produces MNASTEELLSAETEQELEEQQTTTKDMISVFGYELIREILVPDLLGKEAPDILYWAGKNLARKFPLLSHDELYAFFVEAGWGYLHITKEGKLETEYELTSSIIKNRLKSNPDSCFRMETGFLAQQIQSQKKVITEAYEEIHKKQQSVKIIVKWDKKDPVHD; encoded by the coding sequence GTGAATGCTTCTACTGAAGAACTATTGAGTGCTGAGACCGAACAAGAACTGGAAGAGCAACAAACCACAACCAAAGATATGATATCGGTCTTTGGTTATGAACTGATTCGTGAAATCCTGGTCCCTGACCTGCTTGGAAAAGAAGCTCCGGACATTTTATATTGGGCAGGCAAGAACTTAGCCCGTAAATTTCCGCTGCTGTCCCACGACGAACTGTATGCCTTTTTTGTGGAGGCCGGCTGGGGATACCTACATATTACGAAGGAAGGAAAGCTGGAAACAGAATATGAACTGACCAGCTCCATCATCAAAAACAGATTGAAATCCAATCCTGATTCATGCTTCAGGATGGAAACCGGATTTTTGGCACAGCAAATTCAATCGCAAAAAAAAGTAATTACAGAGGCCTATGAAGAAATACACAAAAAACAGCAATCAGTGAAGATTATTGTGAAATGGGACAAAAAAGATCCAGTGCACGATTAG
- the uvrC gene encoding excinuclease ABC subunit UvrC gives MNELIKNKLTLLPDQPGCYLMKDRQGTIIYVGKAKVLKNRVRSYFTGSHDGKTQRLVSEIHDFEYIMTSSDLEALILEMNLIKKWDPKYNVMLKDDKSYPFIKLTAERHPRLITTRKVKKDKGKYFGPYANVGAANETKKLLDRLYPLRKCSTLPDRVCLYYHMGQCLAPCVKEVKEDTYKEMTDEITRFLNGGYKDIKVELTKKMEDASENLEFERAKEYRDQIMHIEATMEKQKMTMTDFTDRDIFGYAVDKGWMCVQVFFVRQGKLIERDVSLFPVYDEPEGEFLTYLGQFYSKTNHIKPNELFVPQSVDEKLASELLDIKVLKPMRGQKKELVRLAEKNAKMALNDKFALIEKNEQRTIKAVENLGEIMNIYTPHRIEAFDNSNIQGADPVSAMIVFIDGRPEKKEYRKYKIKSVQGPDDYESMREVVRRRYSRVLKENLPIPDLIVIDGGKGQIEAAKDILLNELDLEIPVAGLAKDEKHRTSQLLYGDPLQIVPLERSSQEFYLLQRIQDEVHRFAITFHRQVRGKTSFKSLLDDIEGIGPKRKKQLLKHFGSMKKMKEASIEDFIGMGLPQKVAENIFEKLKD, from the coding sequence ATGAATGAACTAATTAAAAATAAATTGACCTTGCTTCCCGATCAACCAGGATGCTACTTGATGAAGGATCGCCAGGGAACGATCATTTATGTAGGAAAGGCGAAGGTTTTAAAAAATCGGGTCAGGTCTTATTTTACTGGATCCCATGACGGAAAGACCCAAAGGCTTGTCAGTGAAATACATGATTTCGAATATATCATGACATCTTCTGACCTGGAAGCACTTATATTGGAAATGAATCTAATAAAAAAATGGGATCCAAAATATAATGTCATGCTTAAGGATGATAAAAGTTATCCTTTTATCAAACTTACTGCAGAGCGTCATCCAAGATTGATCACGACTCGGAAAGTAAAAAAAGATAAAGGGAAATATTTCGGACCTTATGCAAATGTCGGTGCGGCAAATGAGACAAAAAAATTGCTGGACCGCTTATATCCTCTTCGGAAATGTTCCACACTGCCTGACCGTGTCTGCCTATATTATCATATGGGACAATGCCTGGCACCCTGTGTAAAGGAAGTAAAAGAGGACACCTATAAGGAAATGACGGATGAAATCACCCGTTTCCTTAACGGAGGGTACAAGGATATCAAAGTGGAACTTACTAAAAAGATGGAGGATGCTTCGGAAAATCTGGAATTCGAAAGGGCAAAAGAATACCGGGACCAAATCATGCATATTGAAGCTACGATGGAAAAACAGAAAATGACGATGACCGATTTTACGGATCGGGATATTTTCGGCTACGCTGTTGATAAAGGCTGGATGTGTGTCCAAGTGTTCTTCGTGCGGCAAGGGAAATTAATTGAACGTGATGTATCCCTTTTCCCTGTTTATGATGAGCCTGAAGGCGAATTCCTTACTTATTTAGGTCAATTTTACTCGAAAACGAATCATATTAAGCCAAATGAACTGTTCGTGCCGCAATCAGTTGATGAAAAATTGGCTTCGGAACTATTGGATATCAAAGTGTTAAAGCCAATGAGGGGACAGAAAAAAGAGCTTGTCAGACTGGCTGAAAAAAATGCAAAAATGGCATTGAATGATAAGTTTGCTTTAATTGAAAAAAATGAACAACGAACGATCAAAGCAGTTGAGAACCTTGGGGAGATCATGAATATTTACACCCCGCATCGGATTGAAGCCTTCGATAATTCAAATATTCAAGGGGCGGATCCCGTTTCTGCCATGATCGTTTTCATCGATGGCAGGCCGGAAAAAAAAGAGTATCGAAAATATAAAATTAAAAGCGTCCAGGGGCCGGATGACTATGAATCCATGCGTGAAGTGGTGCGTCGCAGGTATTCAAGGGTTTTGAAAGAAAATCTGCCCATCCCGGATTTGATAGTGATTGACGGGGGAAAAGGCCAGATCGAGGCGGCAAAGGATATATTGCTCAACGAATTGGATTTAGAGATACCTGTCGCGGGATTGGCAAAGGATGAGAAGCATAGGACTTCACAACTTTTATACGGCGATCCGCTTCAAATCGTGCCGCTTGAACGGAGCAGCCAGGAATTTTATTTGCTTCAACGGATCCAGGACGAAGTTCACCGTTTTGCCATTACATTCCACAGGCAGGTTAGAGGAAAAACATCCTTTAAATCGCTGTTGGATGATATTGAAGGGATCGGCCCGAAAAGAAAAAAACAGTTGTTGAAGCATTTTGGATCCATGAAAAAAATGAAGGAAGCGTCAATCGAGGATTTTATTGGTATGGGTCTTCCCCAAAAAGTCGCGGAAAACATTTTTGAAAAGTTAAAAGATTAA